The segment TCctgttcttttattttcagaCCCCATTTCCTTCACTCTTCATTATGCCTACTAAAAAAGTGAAAAGAGGAGACCGAGAGTCACGTTTTCAAAGAagtaaagtatttctttgtgGAAACAAAGGAACAGAAAGCTAATTGCTTAATATGTAGTAAAAGTGTTTTGAAAGAGTACAATCTTTGTCGTCACAATGAAGCAAAACATCTACCAAAAGTTTTCTGGAACGTTACACTCTGAGAGTTATGAGTCCATGAAATGTAGGTTAGAAACTCAAAGAAACTTCTTTACGAGAAAATTTGCTGAAAATGAATCTGTCACTGTTGCAAGACAGAATGATGATGCGGCCCGCGATCCTCATTCTTTCATTTATCAGGCccgcagtaaaaaaaaattggtgaccCCTGATATAAACAATCATCTTTAGTATATCTACGTGGTGTTCGATTGGATAAAAGATTATACGCAGAAATACGTTGTTTCTATCAActtatgtattttcttgaaaCACTTTTCATTCAATTGTTAAGtttgaatggtattttttaaattaagaagccgagtgttgttgttttttatccattgttttggaagtGACAAAAGTAGCATCTCTGGATGCAGCATATCGATGAAGATTGGTCTTGGGTCTAGCAACAAGACTCAGCAACTTGCCATATCACAGTCAGGTCGCTGAAATGAGTGATATAACTAACATTCAATACTTTTACATGTATACAGTGTACTTAATTAGGCCAgggtattcaaataaaaaactatagttATTTCAACAAAACTCATAACAGACAGAACCTAGGCTAAACCGTATATTCATATCGAAATATCTCAAATTATTCAACATCTTCTAAAAAGTTGCCTTTGGTTAGGAGAAGTCAATGTGTCAATTCACGctcatcttatttattttatattttttccctcgaTGAGTGAAGGTTAGACTCattacaaagaaacaaaaaagtataagaaaacTAAAACCgcttttttatagcaatatttaGTGGATACAGGAGTTTTAAATAGCATTTGAGTTAACACGTATTTGATCGGGCATGTATCGCTCATTGAATGTAGAATCCATGTATTTAGTGTTTTATAGTTTAACCAAATTTAGAGTTAACAATTTAGTGACAaagtatcaatttttatttcagtcgTAAACTACAAACGCTTGCATTTTCAAATTGGTTTTAAGCTTTAAATTCGGTGGTTATAATTgcagtaataattatttacagatAAGTCAATGAACgaatattaaattcattataattaaataatattgataaataatatttaagagaaATCCAATTTATGTGACAGTCAAAATGAATGTCCAGCCATTTTATATAGATTAGTGGAtttgtaaagaaatatattaacacTTAGTTTGTATGTACTTATCCGTttctataaatactttttttttttttgcaataagatTGCATTAAACGTTTAACGTTAATggttttttctttcatgttCTTTTTCTATGTATTGATGATCAATAATATTGGAATCAATATTAGAAAACATTATAAactgatataattaaatcatgttaaaaatgtaattttttttcttcaaagaaacacttttttttttaattacaaatctCTTGTATAGATTATgataagtattataatattctcattttgtgaaaataaagtGTTTCTTATGTATAAAAACTTTAGCAAATGTTaatccaataaaaatttatggttctccaaaaaaattagtggaatttaaaaaattattattataggttcAATTAAATCCCATAATGTATAATTTGAggtatttttttcgattttctcATTTAACTGTTTTCTCTGTTTTGTGATGATATAAATGACTAAGGATTGAAAACTTTGTAGTGTCCacacgtttaaaaaaaatagaaagcctagttttttaaattatatgattttttatgacaaagaaaaaatattattaagaatgtCGTTTAtgtgtttctttatttaatatattaaaaaaattattccttaaGAATTTGGCAATAATAGAACActgtgtaaaaattaaattgctgCTTGCAATTAATCACGTACTTTTTGAGAAACATCTAGTAactaacaacaacaaaaaaaggttataagCTATTTAGCATATTTTACCCAGTTTGACAagttcattttgtttttgtatcagGACATGTATTggagttttttcattttttaacatgttgTATTTTAAGCATTTCTTTATGtgagaaatacataaatatcattctttaaataactttattgtgTTGGATTGAGAATGGGaatttaaatccggaaaattgaAAGAcattgtatattacaatttattttccaaaattaatttactaattcacaaatcttttattCTGATAGGCAATAGTGAATTCAATCCCTCAAACCAATCAACTCCAGCTTCACCCACAGTCTTTAACCTGGACCTCAATCTGACACAAGCCTGGATTAGGAGCAccttgtccatgttggactCTTCCTCACGAATGGTAGCCCGCAAAGTATCAAGAGTGTTATGTGTACGTTTATTTGACTATCTCTAAGACGTCCCACTCAAAATTGTCCAAGAGGAATTGGATTCGGCGAGCTGGGAGGCCATATTTATTTTAGGCGATacataaatgtcttaaaaaaagtttgtttttttcgttcCGTTCCAAATATCCAATCTTGACCAACTGCAGCAATTTAAACCTATAGCATATCACCAGATCTATTAACATCAGTTTAAGCTCTCTCGCATTATTAGATATGGAGTTAAGTcatgaaatgaaaaaaggaaattgaattaaaacactCGTGTTATGAATGTATGAaggaatagataaataatacatacagtttttttttgtttttttaaattctataagtCATTCATTTTATGTGCGTTTCAATTCAATTtactctttcatttcataaacataaaaaatcttGGAGAttcattgaataattttctaaagaaaacatttattggTAAATTCGCTATGGGTTATTGATTTCCTAAAACAAGTGTGAACGGTAGAAGCAATTAAAAACCATTATGGATCAGATTTGATTTTGTTGTCGTGATGAACATACATCTGGATATATGAACAAATAGTCCAATACTCAATTCCATGCAACTATAAAGGACTCGAGATCAAATCAATGTCAAAAATGGCATCACTATTGAAAAATACAGATAGtcgtaattaataatttattgtttcatgCTTAGAGTTTCTGCTTCTACAATCATCAcatatacaatgtataataaaaattcaaattaataaaaactatacatCAATATTGATATACTTGCCAATATTTGTGTTTGAAATGATTACCACATGTGCGAATAAATTTTACCCTTTGCATTGCAAAtatcatctaaatataaatcatgACAGTTTTGAACGAATTTTACACACAACTTCAAGAAGTGACACTGTTTGTCTCTACTTATGTAtgtagcattataatatatttatgaaaacgACTATATTTGAGTGTATAGTTAGATTAATgtaagaatatacatatttatttaaaatgaccaTCTAAAGCTAATCTTTCATCTGTCACACAGAGTATTTATTGTTCATTGAATGTATGTatctaattgaaatatattatttttttgaagaataagaagaatttatttataggaTAAGATACTCTTTGTATTCTGTGCTTATATAATCTTAAAAGAGTATATAACAGCCTAAGAAGATTAgtacaaaaataagatttattcgTCATAGTATGCGAATTAAAAGTATTAAGACAACACcattttattgtacatatttgcaGGATTTAGAGattcactttttatattttaaaataaatattcccaaagaatgtatatttaattaaattagtactCAATTAACATCTTTATTTAGATATCATCGTTAATTTTTGGTAGGTGGGACCTTACGAAATAAATTGATAGTAAAAGTTTCCTCTATGGGAAATACAAGAAGTAGCCATTGTTTTATTGTGTAATCTAACTTTAGCAGTTCACTTTtctctttttgacaaaattggACGAAGTAacatgtgacaaaaaaaaagtccacaaTGAGTTCAGTAAAATTTTGAACTCTTGGACGGTGtccggtaaaatgattgtggtaaaaagctTGCGGAGAAAAATGTTGGGGTAAAATCGTTACGAGGTAATGTTGTTGTGTACGTTGTCATTGTGGGGCAAAAATGTAGTGGGTAATATCATTGTGAAGCAATGTCATTGTAAACAATAttattgtgagtaatttcattgtaaGATAATATTATCGTATGCAATTTTCATTgcagtttatattatattcggacgataaaactattgaatgatgaagaaaaatgCCTTCTCATTAGCTATAATACACACTGGCCCACAGATGGTGTAGGTGAAGTGCTTAAAGGTGATCAGTCCCAATCCTTTGATAAAAGTGCCTTACAtccaattataaaattgtaggCACCTAGGCGTCTGTGAAATTTTAAAGACACCCCCATACACAGGATTGTAGTTGCAACAAATTTTGACTTAATCCAGATTTCGAACAAATGCATTAtgacgatttttattttttggtttaatttaatattttagatggaaatagcatattaattttcagTATGACCATCATGGTCCTCAATCACTGTCTCAATATCCTACGGAGTAACAATGTTGactcaataaagaaaaataatattcttgcATAAACAATACCAGAGTTGGTAATAATGATTTTACATTCGAATTAGGTTTTAGCATTAGAATATCTTTTGACCATACacagttttgaattttaaaaaaacttgcccCACCTTACTATTTTTCTCTCTATTAGACTTTTTCAAGGAATAGACACCTAATAAAAGAAATCGGAGTGTCAgaatttcaaaactgtattaaaCTGTTTTGTAATGTTTAAACCGTTGGTATTACTGACATGATAACCCATTTCAACACTTACATCTCAATATTTGCGTTAATGAATTTAGAAAGTAAAAACCCTTCTACttcataaacaaaacaaaaatcttctATAAACGGTCACAGAATTAGTTCAAATTGCATCTATTTGGAATCCTTGAATGACAGGGTATCAGATAACATCCAtgatcaattaaatattttttaatgttccttaatttgtcagatggagttatACTAacaaagtataagtaaacattatacttTAGTattgtgtcaatccttatttaggactgaagactacagtcccgtcTAGTTTAGTGTCCGTGATGTCTAgaatatcagtcctaaaaacctTTAttgttcggtccttgatgacgtcaatcaacttcatttctcctttttttaaatcagttccaTTACTAACAGTCTGAAGGACCGGTGACAAGGACCGATAGGACTGATCCTAAGATTGGaatgaaccgaataaataagaactgacaatacactattatagtattacaattactccatctgacctaacGATGGCTTTTTATATCCATATACATTAGTATATCTCCTTCCCTAGGAACGAACATGTATCGAACCGTCTCACATTGAGTACAAGAACTTCTTCtgagcacgttgtccattgagctacgtcttTCCATATAATTAGAGAATTAATTCTGGACTTATTTGCgctaaaaaaattttgaaaatttcaaattagcaaAACACTACTTGATGAGTGATTGTGCTACTTAATCCCGACAACTGacttaaaatgaaaacaaacagACATTTATTAGTAACTAATTTCTGATATGACCAGGAAAAACTCGGCTCTGATGCAGTCATACggtatttatattgttttaaaaaattttaattattcattcaaaagtAGAGTTTTCAGTTTCTCTCTGCTTTCTCATCGCACTCTACAAAATGCCCATCATTTCTGGTCTGATGATTCaatgaatcatttatttattaattttatgttctagttataacaactgctaaggaaaagaaaattccttattCAGactaacaattccaaaaaaacgggacagctttaaaaaaaccggattttcatcactgtaaattgacataagatttCAAAATCTCACGCgagcataagttcaaaaacttgagaaacctTTATACAAGCTCAAgctaattatcaggcttaactgGATGGTATTATTGCATGAAGCCTCGTATATACCAAGTTAATTTGAAATACAAGATATATAGTGTTGAATCGATGTAGAAAGACTGATATATCAGTCTTTAGGACTTTGGAAAGGTAAAAAAGattggactgataaaaaaagacagaaaggGGCATGgaaaaaagactgataaggGGATCAGTCCAAGGACTGATCCAACAACGtggtttcctttttttccacTGTCGATGAAGGGTGACGTCAGAATCGGTATAATACTAAATTAATCGATTGATGCAAGCATATGATTATAAAGTGCCTGATCTTAataattaagacaaaaattattttcagtttttaaaactaagaatatcttaaaaataatagtttttaggCGGAAGTTGTCTATATTgcgaaaacaaacaaatatacataaattagcTAAAAGCCAccgataaaaataaaaattactttaagttAACAGACAAAATGAGACATACTACTGTTGACTTTTTATAATAGctattaatactattataaaactacttattaattgattattacaaaaatctttattttctatttatcgTGTGTATTctccataatatatttttatattactgaTTCTTTCGAATTTGTTTCTGAAATGCaaatgttatttcataattgtgATTTTTCTGAGCCGTATAGAAGTTTTTAAAAGTGCCGATTATCGTATTCCGTTCTATTAGCAAGATAATTACATATCATTTGGAgtattatatgatatttaaaataataggatATGGTTCTACAAATCGTACGGGACATTTGAACTtgtaatatattgaatttaactCCAATTATAACGAGGTTGTGAAAAATTCTTGTATAAATGAGCActgcttatttttatttgagcgGGAGCGTGCTTTAAAAAACGAGCAAGAGCGCGATCAGGATTTATTGAGTCAACTAATGCTCTAACCTTCTGTAATGCACTTCgcttgttttcttttattgtcttcttaattatataactatacgatacaatttattttagatatacgCGCTTGCTTTTTGAAATCAAAGTTCTacttgttatgtttttttttgaaattttgtaatgaTACATTAAACTATTATCGGTCGGTGGacattaaataagaatatagtgtacaaaaaaaaataaaaaaatgttattacataaaaattttcatcaataaagttactttatatcaaaatatggctctgaatcgaaattatgctcaaaaacatgattgaaaaaaaggcttataacggagattgaattttttaatggtcattttcgtatTGCAgagcttaaataacaataatggcTTTGGACTTAAGCTGACAAAGGAAAGTACTGTTGCTTAGTGTAATCAAATTATTAGCTtcgttttgattttttttttttttcgattaaaCTTAAATACAAATCAAACTTCATGTTTTCACcagaaaaaaatgtacaatgtgCTCTGGAGAAAGAACAATcctaaaatcaatttgatttggTTCGATAACCGGCTGCTCCCAGAAAAGGAAAACtatttgtaatatgtttatTGACTCCAATTCCTTGGTCAGATAGATTCATTGTGGTACTTAATATCTACTTTTACCTTAATGAGTTCAACTCCATCGGATCAATAGGagagagaaaataagaaaaaaaataaacacatttttcttCCCCCATACCCCCCTGTTAATGAACTAGAATATTATACACTCtaaagaattacaaaaaatgtcgtATTTCTTTAAATCTACACAttttatcgagaaaaaaaaatattattctcctGCTATTTATAtgctattctttattttttttgataatggtTTGCTTAGGATTTTTTCGTATATAGCAATTTTATCGAGACTTCCACACTCCTCAATAATTTCCCTAACCTTTTCAACCTCGCCAATACTTTGAGCAGCATTCATAACGTTTGTTAAACTATCGATAATGACAACCACCATAAGGGCATCCTTTGTATTAAGAAGATCAAAAAGGGGTTTCATGACACCTGTTTGAAGTAATACAATCGCCTGTTCCGTGGATCCACAGGACGTCAAATTAGATACTGCCCATGCCGCTTCCTTCTGTGCTTTGAAATCTCCTGCAGTAAGAATTTGGACGATGAGTAGAAGAATGTTCTCATCAAtgacattttgaatttgatttccaTTTGAGATGGTCCAAGTGGCTTCCTTCACAGTGGTCATTTTCTCGTGCCTCAACAAATTAGCTAGCGAAGACAGTCCTACCGCAGTGATGACCGTATCTGTTTGAGTATCACTTCCAGTAACAATATTTCCAATAGCTCTGAGTGCAGGAGTGAGAACACTACCTACACCTGTGGACATGTGATGCAAGAGCTTAGGAATAACACCTACCACATACTGGATTCGATCATCAGATCCGGCAGTTATATTGAGATTGTATTATTGTACTTTATTATTGgagcctttatattttatcctatactCAGTATAATATCACTCTCTAATGCAAACATACTACTTAGAATGTTTAcgtatactttattttaaaacgtggaattaaaaaaaatgaagatccATAGACTAAACTCCAAATTATCTACCCTAAAACAACAAACAAGTACTTAAAGGACGtccagtaattataaaaatgtattaagatattttttacatcaataatccattttttattttactttttaagccAAAAAGTCCCTGAGAGTGATAAAAGCCATATGTCAACTACTTAGTCTGTCCAAGGCACGAAAAACTATTAGAAATATggttttaaacatttcaaaaaaatccactaGCTATTTGCGTGCTTCATACCAAACATACTTTGCTGATTGCTAGATCTGGTAAGGCTTACACGATTGGGCCGTAGGAAACAGTTGCACACAGTTGTACATAAGTCACCAGGCCAAATTATGAAGATTATACCTCTTACTAAAAACTCAGATgaaggaagaataattaaatgGCTGAAAACATTGAAGATAAATTATGCAGCATTCTTGTTGCAACATAATTTAGATTGTAGTTAGTTTACTAGGAAATGAAATGTGcttcttctttgtttttgtcaaagatGGAAAGGTGgttcaagaaatgatatttgtaagaaatattataataaatactgaaGGAGAGTCAGTATTTGATAtcatagataattttttcctagaaaaaaataacccatTTCCTAACATTCTTACAGAGCAATAGTTGGTGTACCATCCATGATAGGTCGTCATCGTTCCTTTATCAATTTCTCGAAAACCCTTACTTAGTGTACTTGTAGTGatttgtataaatgtatattattaaaaatcataagtGAGGTCATTTCTTTGAACTTACCCTCACTCAAGGCTGGGATATAATGAAGATCTTATTAGATCCCAGCTCAAGGCAGTGCCTTAAATCAGACTAGAACATCGAGAGTCTGGACATTCTACAACTGAAACATCGGCTGATTCAGtaagaaatatatctataaaaaccTAGTTTAAAACAATAGAAGTAATTGCTTATTAATAACaactaagaataatttttctgtgTGAAAATATCTGCTTTTGGATGCCTAAATAAGCATTTTTCCTGGCACtgatatatcatttttgttttccaaaagatttacacCAAAATAGGTAAGGCATGGTTACGTGTTCTGAGGCGTAAGAACTACAAACCGAAAGACTCGCATGTTTTATGTTCTACTCACTTCAAAgaggaagatattttttattcaataaatcaaaaacgTAGGCATTAAAGACCTGTGGCAATCCCCAGCAAATTTTCCTATTCTAAAGAAGCAAAACCAAGAAAACCCCTTAATTCAATTAGGTTACATAATAAATCGCTGTTTAGCTCAGATAATGCCTCGGTATCCACCTACAATTTTTCTTAAGTCGGATATATTTCATCTGAAAATGACACAGAACCGGGACGTTGTATACTCCTTGAACACTCCTATGCCAATTCAACATGTTTTGACATCATATAATCTTATAAAGTGTAtgaattgttaatataaatttaattagtatatatatatatattagtattactaacattgaattttatttttaatagttgaacCAGTTTCCAAAATGACGGCTACTCAAACTATTGAATTCAAGCCTGATGTATGAAAGTGTTGACGAATTCTAGCCTAATTCAGGGAAGTATGTCACATCGACTGTTCATTCTTTAGGTAGATTGgacacaaattgtttttttggtcaTAGCTATGCATACATATTACAGATATGAATGAGGCAATTCATCGTATATTTAGTGATGTTCAGCTTCGTTATTTgtgaaataatacaaaaaaatatcatcgcTTAATCTCCTTGAACCATAAAACAAGCATTGAGCTACGAATTGTTTGTGGTACCACAGGATACGAGATGCTACttcgacaaaaaattaaaataaattttcaaatattaaattgaaaaaaaatcaataatcgagtgcttttttcaaagaataatttttttgaaaaaaaatttcaaaagtttatagcTATTcccataaaatcattttttttttttttttttttttttttttttttttttaaatacgtttgCAGCTACCAATTACTTGTGGTACCACAGGATACGAGATGCTACTTCGAcgaagattaaaataaatttttaaaaattaaaatttctgaaaaaaaatttccaaaatcaagTGCTATagttaaagaattaaatttttgggaaaaaaatgaaaatattaaatttttcagaaaaaaaaatcttgtaaaaataaaaaaaaaaattaattttaatacctATGAATGCCCCTGGGGTTATAAGtgaacgttttttttttggaataaagatGATTATGAGAAAGAGTAACATAAAAATCTTATTGGATCAGTCGAcaccaaaattcataaatactcTCCACAAGCAATAGCCTTAGGAAATAGTTCACGGATATAACAATTCCTAAGTCGAATTATGAATTTAGACGCTCTTGTAAAGTAATGGCTAGTAACCTTCTAACCAAGTAAGTAGGTTAAGAGATGACGTGGGGGGTAACAAGTGTGAATTATGCAGTGATAGGGTTAAAAATATTGACCACATTCAACAGTCATGTGTCACGACGCATGGGTTCCGGATATTAAGACATGATCAATTAGTTGGTTATGTAAAGCATTACCATTTCTGAGGCTATTTTTGAGGTCGATGGAGTACTAATGAAGCCAGACATGATAGTAACTAAAGGAGGGAAGACCTTGACTCAACCATAAAACTGATATGCTAGACATATAATGCAAAAGTATAGAATGAAATGCTCAGCAAACTAATTACggattccaaaattaaattctttataattgGTCAGGTgtactatttgaaaaatcattcttagTGCTAAAGGAGCTATGTATTAACCAGATCGTGTAGTTTAGGTACagtttataaatacatagtattATCTTAATATAAACTATCTATTCGATTCATATGCTATTTAGTATTAACACAGATGCGAGGGATCCCGTCTTAGAAAGAGATTATACAAGTATAAAATTTAGTGAGTTTATAACCCTAAAAATTAGTGAGctatattaaaatcaaagcCCTACCTTCCGAATCCATGGACGCTGGTTATAACAAAGTACCTGAACATAGAACTATTAATCACGTTATAAACATTACTACTGATGAATCCTAGTCATATTAGCTACGAAGCGTCTATGTAATCTTATTGGTTGTGTGACGTGT is part of the Lepeophtheirus salmonis chromosome 14, UVic_Lsal_1.4, whole genome shotgun sequence genome and harbors:
- the LOC121129529 gene encoding uncharacterized protein, translating into MSTGVGSVLTPALRAIGNIVTGSDTQTDTVITAVGLSSLANLLRHEKMTTVKEATWTISNGNQIQNVIDENILLLIVQILTAGDFKAQKEAAWAVSNLTSCGSTEQAIVLLQTGVMKPLFDLLNTKDALMVVVIIDSLTNVMNAAQSIGEVEKVREIIEECGSLDKIAIYEKILSKPLSKKIKNSI